Proteins from a single region of Polyangiaceae bacterium:
- a CDS encoding cell division protein ZapA — protein sequence MNRAPVELRVGGQSYRVVASSDEAELQRLAQVVDTRLRDLAGPGRALAPQSLLLVAMALAHDLETERVRRKEVEASSKQMLTEVLARIDALLNECDPATESAEPSHPPGP from the coding sequence ATGAACCGCGCGCCCGTAGAGTTGCGCGTTGGCGGCCAGTCCTATCGCGTGGTCGCCAGCAGCGACGAGGCCGAGCTCCAGCGCCTGGCTCAGGTAGTCGATACGCGGCTGCGCGACCTGGCCGGACCAGGACGAGCACTGGCGCCCCAGTCGCTTCTTCTCGTGGCGATGGCGCTCGCCCACGACCTGGAGACGGAACGCGTGCGACGCAAAGAAGTCGAAGCGAGTTCGAAGCAGATGCTCACCGAAGTCCTCGCTCGCATCGACGCCCTCCTGAACGAGTGCGACCCCGCGACCGAGAGCGCGGAGCCCAGCCACCCTCCGGGACCCTGA
- a CDS encoding TetR family transcriptional regulator → MRGRYDRHASRAERWARQRRALNEAVAQAVALRGSAATLRDICSSAGVGRNTFYLHFRDLETAKRIAIDQAGAALESALRWAPTSEEIAMIAMTYATDNAIRRALLLSQGRRKEEPFLSILERAFAARGQRAERATALAGGAVAILRRHDDVPPPSAIAALFG, encoded by the coding sequence ATGCGGGGCCGCTACGACCGCCATGCCAGCCGGGCAGAGAGATGGGCGCGCCAACGTCGCGCGCTCAACGAAGCCGTGGCGCAAGCCGTCGCGCTGCGAGGGAGCGCCGCCACGCTTCGAGACATCTGCAGCAGCGCTGGCGTCGGGCGAAACACGTTCTATCTGCACTTCCGCGATCTGGAGACCGCGAAGCGCATTGCGATCGACCAGGCGGGCGCGGCGCTCGAAAGCGCCCTGCGCTGGGCGCCCACATCCGAAGAAATCGCAATGATTGCAATGACATACGCCACCGACAACGCCATTCGCCGAGCGCTGCTGCTGTCCCAGGGCAGACGAAAAGAGGAACCCTTTCTGAGCATTTTGGAGCGAGCCTTTGCCGCCAGGGGACAACGAGCGGAACGCGCGACTGCGCTCGCGGGCGGGGCGGTCGCAATCTTGCGGCGCCACGACGACGTCCCGCCGCCCTCCGCGATCGCCGCTCTGTTCGGCTGA